The Silene latifolia isolate original U9 population chromosome Y, ASM4854445v1, whole genome shotgun sequence sequence aaaacaaacaaaacaggaTCAAATACTATCACCGATCGAAATTGTTTCTCGCTTTGACCGAGCACCATAATTCTTCTTTTCTCATGAAGGACATCAACCTCCATCAGCTTACGATCCCAGGATTGTTCCAGAACTAATGCCTTCACataaaaggtgtcctgaaaagttATAACATTATTTATCTTCATCAACATTGGGGCATCCTACATAACAGATTGTTCAAGGTTGTCTTATACTCATCATCATGTCCTTAAGGAGGAAATTTCACCTCAACTTCATCGTCAGGCTTCTAATGAAAGTCGGGGTATATATCATCAAAGCTACGTCTTTCCTGACTTGGCAAAATCTTCATGAGTGATTCCAATACACTTACAAAAAACAATATGTCAGCGATTGCTTGATTATTGCCACCAGGTTTACTCTTTCCTATATTTCATATTTCACTCTCCTGTTTTTCTTTATATTTTCCACCTATCAGGAGCTATCATTCATGTGCAGGACACAGAGCGCATGACTAATCTAATTTTGTTTACGACTATCTAAATGCTAGTACAAAAAAATATTGCAGGGATATTAATTCATACACACTTGGTAAATGCACTTGATCAAGTTACTAACATTGTCGATATGCACTTTACTCTAATTTTATCTATCATATAAGTGGGGCAAAAACAAGCCCTACCAACTGTATGCAGGTTAGAAAGAATCCTTAGACACGTAAGAAAGCGGTTATTTTTTCATATATGGCCGACCCAAAGCAGTGAAGAAACATTAAGTCGAAATATGTACAAACCGCATGATCAAGCTTTGTCTATGATTGGAatgaagttatctcctcattattGGTTTGAACCACAaataaataaggagataaggggcaattttTGAGCTGATATTTTACACTACCGTCGGGCTAGAATTCGGCCTCGGCATTACCGTTCGGCGAATTCAACGTAGCGGTCCGAGCAAGGAGACAAAGCTAGAAGACTATATCAGGGGACGGGGCATCATACTGAAAATACGATCGGGGTACAACTCAGGCCAGGCATTATTATAAGTCGACAAGATGCAGAAGATAAAGAGGCATTGTCGGGTACAACGAGACAACATGCATTGTCGGGGTACAACAGACACGATCAAAGCTTGCGTACAAAGCGGTTTAGCTTTGACAGGCATTGATACTGAGCCAGGAGAGGTATCCAGGGATGAAGTGGACGACCAACATATAATATGGAGAAGATATTTACAAATATTGGGGGCTAAGCAATTAAGcacatgttgaaataaactaagtcaaaggTAGTTCCTATAATCAAGGGAGACTAAGTCCACATCTTTATAAGCATGAGGTGAAGATCAAAAACCTAGAAGAATGAGCATAAGGTAGCAGCAACTAATAAAGAAAAGTCAACTATATTTAAGGAGTCTTACCTACAAACTAGCAACAACCACCACATCTTAAGGAAGGGGTTGTTGCTCTCCAACGGTcactataaataagaagggatgAAGCTCATTCAAGGGACATCTTATCCCACTCTCATCTACTCTACCTTAAGCAAATACTACAATTATTTAGCAATTACAACATTGTTCTTATATTACGCaaaatacatagtgaaatcctctcctgggttggtgcccgtggtttatcccattcaagggtttttccacgtataaatcattgtgtcatgtctctttttattattctttacttctaatttatttctttttactttataatcaaccctgcaaaggtacaaccacaataccatcataataggatgatactagttaacctcACCATAATCTACCCTGGGAATACCCTAGAATGCCTGGCCGGATTCAGTCAcgtaaaatccggtcaaaacagcTATATTATTGTGCGCAAGAGCATGAAAATATATGCCTTGCAAAAGAGTAACATAATAAATACGATTATCTCAGTATGTAATGAAGTAGAATCGAAATCTTTTATTCGATATTCTTTGTACTATTATTGAAAAAGTAGAGAAACATGATGATATTATTGTCTTGTTATTCGATATTATGCtactattgttgtgatattattgtgctGTAGCGTGAAAATATACGACTGATAAGAGAGTAGCATAAGATAAACACatttagtgttattgtgatgttattgattgCCGTCTTTTTCCCAGTTGTTGTTATCATACTGTTATTGTCACATTACTGCAATTTTGATCTCTCCCCCATGCTACTGTTATTGTGATTTTGTTGTCCACTGACTgtactcattatattaatttactGTCGCAGATCTTTCTACTATTGGggattcttctaataacaatatatacACCAGCCCAACCTGCTCAGACGAAGAaaacgatgagtttgttccaACTCTTCATTACAATAAACCCGGGGACCGAGCGAGGGTAAGGACTGTTGAGAGTGATTTTACGCCTAAACgtggcatgttctttcttaccttggacgATGCGAAGAGTTCTACAAAGATATATGCAATCTTGCCATggatttgatgtgagaaggtacacaaatgcgCAATATAAGGGGGCGTCGTGCGTCAAATCACTGGTCTGTAACAGACAGGGGTATAGGGATATGAAAAGAAAACTGCGACTTGAAGCAACAAATCACGAAGCTGGTAATTTGAGTACAGTAGAGAACAAAGAGCGACGAATTAGACAGCCAAAGAAGCATGCTCTGACAAGGTGTGGCTGCATGGCACACATAAGGTTGAGAACCATGTGAAAAAAGCAGACAGCATCGACAGTGGGTATATTGTGGATGTCTTTGTAGGcgttcacaatcactctctttactctgTCAAAAAACGGGGAGTTCCGAGGAAGCTCTCAAGGGACGTCCATGACTACATTAAGAGgaccattattgatcatactaagctcaacataggtccaacattgagcttcagaattctcaaggaatactcaaatggttatcagaatatcggtgcctctttgctagacttcaaaaacttcaaacgaaatatcaagtgttacattggggataacgatgctaaaatgttcattgggcatttcaaaatgCTAGCTGAAACAAAGGGGTTCTATTTTGCTTATGATTAGGATGAGAACAAATGTTTGACGAAGGTTATTTGGGCTGATAAGGAAgggataaacaactacaagttatatggagacacgatctcgtttgaccctacttatgggacaaacaaatatttcatggtgtttactcccttcaccggagtagaccacaacaagaagacggTAACTTTTGCAGCTGGGTTACTTGACTTCGAGAGTCAGCATTCATTTGAGTGGATTTTTAAAAGATTCCTCGAAGCAATGTGGCGGCAAGAACTCAATGTGTAATTACAGACCAGTGCCCTGGAATTAAAAAAGCCTGCCCAAATGTCTTCAACCATTATGTCCACAAgtactgcatgtggcatatcatgcagaAAATGCCTGAGAAAGTGGGAAGGGCAATTTGCAATGATACGGAATTTATGACCGACATAAATGCCGTTGTTTGGGATGTCGACCTCGAGCCAGACGAATTTGAACAGAACTGGAAAACTGTTATTGAAGCCCATGGTATGGAAAGTAACCGGTGGTTGAAGTATGTCTTTGCAATCAGACAAAAGTGGATACCGGCATACTTTCGGGATCTACCTCTAGGTTGTTTGTTGCGAACAACCCAGAGATCCGAAAGTTCAAACAGCTATTTCAAGAGGTTTGAATGCCATTTTGGAACCCTCGCCGAGTTCTGGATGAGGTACAATTCCGCAATAGAGCAGCAAAGGCATACACAATGGAGGGTGGATAATGCCAATGAACATAGTATGCTCGAGAAAGTAGGGCCGATGAAGGTAGAGATGCATGCCTCACTTGTCTACACCCATCCTATCTTTGCGGACTTTCAGAATGAAGTCAAACATGCCATATGCAGCATGGGGGTCGGGGGTTTGACAACAGTAGGGGCAGTGGAGTACTATGACGTTCGTGATGGACTGAAGCACAAGAGCTTCCAAGTTGAATTTAACACCAAAACTAACGAGAGAAAATGTGCATGTAAGCTGTTTGAGAGGCATGGCATTGTCTGTGGCCATATACTGtgggtgtggaatggtaggcAGGTCCACAGGATACCTGACCCTTATGTCCttgctcgatggacaaagaaatccTACAGGCCAGTTGTTCGAGATGAAGATGGAAAGGTGATAGAAGACATTGACGAAGATGACATCAAGAAAGCtgagatgtcaaaggtttggtctgaAATTTATGCAACTGTCGGGGTGATGGATAGTTATGCTACGGTTAAACACATGAAGCAACTGCAGAAAATCCTGACACAGTTCAGGGAGAACATCACAGGACCAAGTGAACCGAAGACTAAAAACCAGGAAATCGAGGCTCTTCTAGGCATCACAGCTTCAAATGATATTGACCTTCGACCGccaaacaaggccaagaataagggCAGTGGCAAAAGATTAAGGTCCTCCAAAGAAAAGGCCAAGACCAAGCAACAAAGGAGGAAGCGAAGATGCGGTAACTGCAAGAAGTGGGTGAACCACAACAGTAGAACTTGTACTCTTCCATTTGCTGAAAGTCCCCCttcgatgacgatgatgaagaagaatcgaAATCAAGAGGTATGAATCTGGACTAATACTCTcctattattctaatgttatcctcttattctactttattcccctattattctgtGTTACTCGCTATTCTCACGTCTTTGTTGTGTTATTCTCTacgctattctgctattaatgtgttgttatttttgaatagaaaacggatattctttgtggaaatggatagtgttcgCAATAACAATGTGAGTAGTTTGCTAAATTTAGTCTACgctattctcgctattaatgtgttgttattctctcgctattaatgttattccactcgctattctcgctattaatgtTGCTTCTAAATACTAAGCAAAAATTGCAGCAATATAAATCagatgcatgaactaacaaaaattgcaggaatatgttatccttttattctactgttattcccctattattcccgTGTTacttgttggagctggtgtcctccacaaattagtgtgataacatttgtaaatctattacaggttcacaagggtatacttcgtatatttaatcagttgattaacgtttacctaagaACGGTTGGATTGCTAGAaattttgacgttattatcatacagatggcggtgataaactggtccctaaaggtcacacctataggacgtgtttgagaaatgtggttatagaaatataattacattgatgcccaaaatgactaaaaagttagtcaatgtgttgatgagataattatttaatgaaaattaaataatattaagttgagacgaattaactgtcaattcgtaaattaaatataataagttatatttaaattaaatatatataaggttagtttggacgaattaatctgttaattcgtagttaaatataatcagttgtatttaatatcaacaagttgaatgtgtcatagtggtaatagtgagggtacacaagccaagaggtcatgggttcgatccacactagatgacaatttaacacactttatatatttttggaaagaccaaaataaggagaaaaatactccttatttcggttcacttggccgaaattagggaaagtttttcttttcttaattgactccaagtttcggtctgtaaaaaaagaaaggtagagaattatttctaccccaaTGCTTTtccttgacctagcctcctctttctcatcacaagaacacaaagacaattaaattttacagaaaattttagattgatttctagcaaaatcaaagggcatatcttagatagtcttgggtgcaactaataggcgaatatcaattttgatattgttcttaggccatatttgctaggaccgaaggttaattctaaatctttttagttatgtttatgtattttattttatgaccttagatcatctttattaaatcgttataatccttctagtttaagggaagtatacagatttatttcccacaagtggtgtCAGAGctttaggctacgattttaattttgatgattttcataaattttgtatgtaaactataacctaattttcgagaaaataaattagggtttcgttttttttttcggttgaaatttttttttagccgagacctttttttttttttttctttcggcccgtttttttttatttcgtttatccttttgtttgatgatttatattcaatttcttttgatcatatcattgttttaatcggttaaaattatcatatgaagtattgggaaattttgatttaatgcagataaagttagaatagatatagtatcatcatgtcattgatacaagaacttgtttttgctatatagttttagcatataagattaatcatgattgttaattcatttgctaaaccatgttctattagcaactaaaaactttgttcttcatcaatttttgtattagggctttttgccgcaaaaggaaaaTTATTTTGACGGCTCCTTTTTTTAAGGTataccgtgaaaaaaaaaacgtttttaggtttttttttctctattaccgaatcagaaaaaaaaaagaaaagaaggaaagtttttttccggaaaaaattatggaaagttttttttcttttttttaattgccgaataaaaaaaaggGAAGGGGCTGGTTTTTTTTTATGATCAGCCGTGAAGTAGctgttaaaaataaaaataaaattttttttttgtttatttttccagccgaaccaattttaattggattttgtttttattttttattttggccaattagttattgtgaatcggttcacaatttaaagataccgagttattttaaagcggtttaaaattttgacggatagaattcatattacaagtttaatatggattggggataaaattaatgtgattaaattgcggaattgtaacttaatttaatttaaataggtggtttggataaattaatcaacataattaatgtattgtattatgtatgtttaatttattttagttgatgcttttatttttgttgaatgaatcgaatgaatgaattttatttacgtatttatttttgcaatcggttgtattttgtaatacttagtgtggccttagtcaaattatgttttcgtaatgaaggaacatgatttcttatgtaattatgagatctcgaatctcctttattttagttttgggttttgaaattagaatgtaattaataggtcaattatgtaattttatttattgtaatttcaaagaagactaaagatgaagattcaagctcactcccgctacatggatcaagatggaacatcaagacaagcttctcgggtccaaggatggattccaaacttgtatttattgttcattttggtaggataggccacactaggacttttctttttttttttacggttttcattttattgcttttcattcacatgctagtaattgcatcatattccgcctaaaaaccaaaccacctactactaaaatgcatgaaaattgactcatatagttgtatgttagttttcatggacatgcgatGTCACGATCTATAAGCCATCAcattagtttaaatcattctcgcatgctagattatagttcacttaaaatgaattaaaaatagttgatgggatcttcctctaaaacggaaattgagattagtctttataagggcaaacatctatgagtcccttcttcgtcggtaggcctaatatgaccccttctacgctgggtaagtagttgtgttgacttagtttacctcaacatcatagttcgaagagtttctcgtgattatgatggactaaagatagaatttacagaaatttatcgaccaggaattctaacggtagaattagctaacaggttagcttatcaatttacagagaattgagtcttggggtcatttatataattcttgagggaggtcaattgtataaatgtttttgagtcttcgcgttatgacaatagttcattagacttaaaataaaacgatgcatgcttattattttattcttctttcacagtgtagaacacgcctattatcaataatactgttacaacaaatggctggaaataacgcaatcccaatgcctagtgccacactagatcgttcgtcctggcttaaaatgttcatggaccaaatgaatcagtccactcggcccaagaatgatgggtccaattttatggatcgggaggcggcactacggaatgcgccatctgcgacggtaagctcaggtatttaactgagccaatgcCGGTCAACCCAGGCCTAAATGCAGgaatcaacgagtcactcgcttatagtgatttcgttatggaagcgggtgcgataaagaacgtactcatctttgcaatggaaaccaatttgcagagacgcttcattgcccaaggtgcaaacaagattttcaccacgctcactaacgagttctcaaaggcaccgagaatcgttacatatgagcatacctgtcgcttctttgatgcgaaactccagaaacgccaaccggttagcccacacattcttcacatgattgagaatgtcgagaaactggagtcactgaattgtagaatcagtgagagcattgtcattgaccgaatgcttcattctctttacgatggttttgcccttttcagggcgaactactacatgaatgacttgaaaaagagtcctcatgagctacactcccttctcgtacagaccgagaaggatatgaaattgagtgggagcatgaagcaggatgttctcacgattcacaacaagagtaaaggtaagggcaaggctcatggcgacctagctgtaggtaagccaaagtttaagaagccaagaaacggtaagagtgcgcctggtgagactagtggctcacagggcaagacaaagagcaagggcggtgacatagagtgccaccattgtcacaagactggacattggaggaggaactgccccgtctaccgtgaggacatcaaggcgggccgcgtcgttctgttggtatgtcatcttatattcatatgattgagattaaccatgcaagtttgaaCTTGGGTAGTagatcttggttgtggttctcatctgtgtaatcatttgcggggcctaaagaacatcatacctctcgaaaaaggtgatgtggactgcgagtcgaaatggagcacgagtagtcacgcctcgaagggaacatatgtaatccaactccctagtggttttgagttatctttaaataactgttagtatgtacccagtttatctaagaacattatttctgtttccgtactagctaaagacggttttgcattttcaataaaggataatagttgtattttctcttttaatgaaatgatttatggcaaaccagtttccatgaatggaatttatatcttagatcaaaccacggaaatattacacatgaataataagaaattaaaggttggtgacaaagatcaaacctatctatggcattgtcgaatgggacacataaatgagaaacgcgtaaagaaactcgtcaataatgggactattccctcattcggattttctgcatatggcacgtgtgaatcatgtctcattggcaagatgactcgaatttccttcaaaggtgttggaatgcgcgctagtgacctattaggactcatacatacggacgtatgtggacctatgtcaattaccgctagagatggctatagatattttatcactttcatggacgatttaagtagatacggatatgtctacttaatgaagcataaaagtgagtcctttgagaaattcaaggaataccagaatagggtacataaccaactgggtagaaagattaaagcactccgttcagatcgtggtggcgaatatctttcaaatgagtttgatcaacacctaaaagactgtggaatcgttttgcgattaactccacctgaacacctcaattgaatggtgtgtccgaacggagaaatcgaaccttacttgatatggttcgatccatgatgagtcacaccatagTGCCTCGATTCATTATGGgtttatgctcttttgtcaccgctgctcttatacttaatcaagtccgtctaaagtcacgacaagactccatatgaaatgtggaagggaacagtacctaacttgttctttattcgggtttgggactgtgaggcttatgtcaagtggagacacgaggataagctcggcccgcgatcggtcaagacatactttataggttatccaaaaggaacatttggtcattacttctattcgccaaccgaacatcgagtttttgttgcggctagtgcgacgttcttagagaaagaatttctcgagaacaagtcaagtaatagaaccttcgagctgtcggagattccagaaccaacaaccgtggaacagatggaggaagctgtacctccaactgatgatacggttaatattcctgaggaacctaggaggtcgggtagagactctcatcctccggacagatacattggtatggtcgaggagaatgacgttttacttcttgaaagtacggaacccgcaacctataaaggtgctatggcctgttccgactcaaagctatggctcgaagccatgcaatccgagatggactccatgtatgagaataacgtatgggatctagttgatttacctaataaggtaaaacctctatagtgcaaatggctttaaaaaataaagcgttctgtagacgcgcaaccagatatctataaggcacgacttgtggcaaaaggtttcactcaagtgcaaggattacattatgatgagatttttgcacctgtagtcatgctacgttccattcggataatcttagcgattgccgcatttcatgattatgagatttggtaaatggatgtgaaaaccgccttcttaaacggttatttggaggaagagttgtacatggtgcaacccgaaggtttcatagatcctaaacatcctaagaaggtatgcgagcttaagcgttccatttatggacttaagcaagcttctcggagttggaatcatcgttttgaccaagtgataaaagagtatggtttcactcgatcggtcgaagaaccatgcttatatatcaagccgagtgggagcaagattgagttcttaatattgtatgtcgatgacatactcttgattaggaatgacattcctctcctatcttcggttaaagaatagTTGAAGacccatttccagatgaaagatctgggtgaggcacaacgtattttgggaatccgtatctaccaagatagatcacgatggacgttatcacttagttagaagtcttatttggataaggttcttgagaggtgcagcatgaccaactccaagaaggggaaccttcctatgacgactgggatgcagttgagcaagtctcagtcacccacgacgcctgaagggattgagcgcatgagtcttgttccttatgcatctgcaataggatcgatcatgtatgccatgatatgcacacgtccagacgtggcatatgcattgagtatgacgagtcggtaccaaaagactccaggtgaaacacactggatagcagtaaaaaatatcctcaagtacctacggaggactaaggattgggtattgacttatggaggcgatactaagctatgcgcaaccggttacgcagatgctagcttccaaacggatcgagatgattcaaaatctcagtccgggttcgtcttcactcttaatggtgctgcggtcagtggaagagttccaaacagtgttgtagcagattctactactgaatccgagtactatgccgcttcggaggcagcaaaggaagcgatatggatgcgtcaattcttacaagggctttcggtagttcctagttcgaatgacccgatcaccatctattgtgacaatagaggtgccatcttccaggctaaggagccaaagtctagcaataaatctagacatgtacttcggaaggctcacctgatccgtgattacgtggagcaagaagagatagtgattgacaagattgcgacggatgataacatcgcggatcctctcaccaaaccgttgaattatgataagcatgtagggcatgttaattccatgggaattaaacatgttccagagttgtagtacttgattatggatttgatacattatctttttaatatattatttataacttcatcgttttatatatat is a genomic window containing:
- the LOC141631452 gene encoding protein FAR1-RELATED SEQUENCE 5-like; protein product: MPEKVGRAICNDTEFMTDINAVVWDVDLEPDEFEQNWKTVIEAHGMESNRWLKYVFAIRQKWIPAYFRDLPLGCLLRTTQRSESSNSYFKRFECHFGTLAEFWMRYNSAIEQQRHTQWRVDNANEHSMLEKVGPMKVEMHASLVYTHPIFADFQNEVKHAICSMGVGGLTTVGAVEYYDVRDGLKHKSFQVEFNTKTNERKCACKLFERHGIVCGHILWVWNGRQVHRIPDPYVLARWTKKSYRPVVRDEDGKVIEDIDEDDIKKAEMSKVWSEIYATVGVMDSYATVKHMKQLQKILTQFRENITGPSEPKTKNQEIEALLGITASNDIDLRPPNKAKNKGSGKRLRSSKEKAKTKQQRRKRRCGNCKKWVNHNSRTCTLPFAESPPSMTMMKKNRNQEV